From Planctomycetota bacterium:
AGCAACCCTCCGTGCTGCGCGAGAGACTGAAGCACGTGGGGCGGCAGTGAGCCTCCGGCTGTATTTCGACCACCATGTGCCACGGGCGATCGCTGTCGGCGTGCGGCAGCAGGGCATCGACGTACTGACCACGGACACGGACGGCATGGCCGACCGTGACGACGAACTTCTTCTGCAACGTGCGACCGACCTCGACCGCGTCATATTCACGCAGGACAGGGATTTCTTGGCGCTGGCGGCGGCATGGCAGCAGACCCGTCGAGAGTTCACCGGTATGGTGTACGCTCATCAGTTGCGGATCACCATCGGCGCGGCGATCCGGGACCTCGTCGTGATCGCTTCGTTGATGCATCCCGACGAGATGCGAAATCGTGTCGAATTCCTGCCGCTCTGATTCGTTTTCGAACGTCATCGCAGCCCGACGCCGGATGCCATCGATGGGCGGGGCCCTCGCGGTGCTGCCATTCCCGCCTACTCGATCACCTCGATGTCTGCCAGCACCCAGGAGCGGTCGAAGTAGGCCTGGGTCGGGCCGTAGAGGCGGAAGTAGCTGAACCAGCCTTTGCCCGGGAGGGGCTTGATCCAGTTGCTCTCCGGCGTGCCGGCGGGGACCGCGGGGCCGAACGTGATGGTCACCGAGCCGTCGGAGTTGGTGACGATCGCATCGCGCGACGAACGATCCGGTGGAACACCCGTGTCGACGAAGCACCGGGTCTCGTTGTCGTACACGGTGACCGACCAAAACTGCGCCACGGGAACGTCCTTGGGAACCGTGAGGCGATAGGTCTTGCCACCATCGAGCCAGCGGCCGTGAGCGTCTTTCGCGGCCTCGAGGTAGACCTGGCCGACCCCGACCGCCCGGCCCATCATCCCGACCGACACGCCGACCGCCTCGTAAAAACCAGCTCGTGCGCTCGTCCAACTGCGTGTGGTGCGGGGCTTCTTGGTTGGTCTCGGCGAGAAACAGGGAGATCTCCCAGTTCCTGCCCGGCCAGACTTTCGCCCCTTCGAACCGCTTGCGGTAGGCGATCGCCCGGGCCATCACCTCGCCGGTCCGGGCGGCGTCGACGAGGATCTGCTTCTGCCGCTCGGTCGGCGTGAACGGCTTGCCCTTCTCGATGCCCAGCGGCTGGAGCATTCCCATCATCATCCGGTCGCGCTCGTGGACCGGTTCCTCCTCGATGATCTTCGCGAGACCCTCCCAATACGCGAGGCCGCGCGGCTGTTCGCCGCTCCACCGGCGCCCCGCCGGCGATACGTGACGGGTCGGGGCGTGGCGGTCGCGCTGGCTGTAGGGATAGATCCGCAAGCCGTCGATGAGCTGCCTGGCTCGGGCCGGATCGGGATCGAGCACGCGGTGGGCCGACCAGACGTTCACGGTCGGTGACCGGAAGACGAAATAACCCTCCGGCTTCATCTCGGGATCGTCGGGGCCGAGGATCAGATACCTGCCCCCCGCGCCCTTGTCGGGGCCGGTCTGTCCGGAATCGGTGATCGGCCGCTGCCAGAAATCGGTGAAGCCACCTGCCGTGGGGCCGGCGGGAACCTCGAACACCAGCGGGCCAGCCTCCTTGAGGTTTGGAAACGCCATGATGTAGGGCGTCGTGGCGTTGGCGGTCAGGAGGCCGAGCTTGTCCTGAAACGTCAGGTAGTCGACGTAGTCGAGCTTGCCGGCGCCGAACCGGGCGAAGTGTTCGCTCTGCCATTGCTGCATCGCCATCAGCGGCAGGGCCCAGAGGTAGGCCTGGCAGGCCCGCTGATAGTCGATGTCGTCGAAGACTTTCACGATCGTGGCATCGGTGGGGTAGCCGTTTTCCAGTTCGAGCGGGCCGAGCCTCGATGCGACGGTGCCGGTCGTGGGCAGGAGCTGCGCGTGCGCCGCGGGGGGCGCCTGCGCGAAGACCAAGAGAGCGGCGAGGATGATCGCGCAGGGAGTCGATCGACGGGGCACTCTTCGCAACGCGGTCGTCATGCATGGCTCCTGGTCATGGACTGTGGCGGCTACTTTCCAGACTTACCGCCGGCGCCATTGGTCGCGCACGAAGAACACCACCACTCCCGATGCCAGCACGGCCGCCGCGAGGGTGATGGCCTCGACCTTCGACGTGCCGAGCACGAACAGCCAGCCCGCCAGGGCGACGAGGCTCGGCAGCGGATAGAGCCACATCCGAAACGGCATCTGCTCGGCCGGCAATTGCCGGCGCAGCAGGTGCAGCCCGATGATCTGCCCGATGAACTGGATCGCGATCCGCACCGTGACCGCGGCGTCGATCACGCTCGGCAGCGGCCAATAGCAGAACACCGCCGTCAGCACCCCGAGGCCGAGCAGCGCCACCCACGGGTAGCGGTGGACCGGGTGGACCCGGGCGAAGACCGGGAGGAAGTCGCCGTCACGGGCGGCCGCGTAGAGGACGCGCGAGTAGCCGAGGTGGATCGCGAACAGGCAGGCGGCCACCGTCCAGAGGATGAGCAGGGTGAACGCCACCGCCACCGGCCGGCCGTAGATCGTCTCCATGAATTCGGCGGCGATGTTCTGCGACGCCATCGCCCGCTGCCAGGGGATGACCCCGATGATCACCGTGTTCATGCACAGGTAGATCGTGGCGACGACGGCGATCGAGATCACGACCGCCCGAGGGATCGTCTTCCCCGGTTCGACCACCTCGTCGCCGAGATGGCAGACGTTGTAATAGCCGAGGTAATCGTAGATCGCGATCAGCATCGCGCCCCCCAGGCCGGTGAAGAACCGGCCGTCGAGCCGGAAGGCATCGGGGGGGAAGGTGATCAGTTCGGGGCGGAAGTTGAACAGGCCGGAGACGATCACCACCGACACGGTGACGAGCGTGCCGATGGCGAGGACGATGCTCAACGGCCCGAGAAAGCCGATCGGCCGCGCCAGCACGGCCGTCATCACGAGGACCGCGACGGCTGCCAGCGTGGCCGGCCCGCCAGGGATCGGCCAGTCGGCCAGGTCGGGGCGGATGTATGCCAGGTAGTCGATCGCCCCGATGTACCCCGAGGCCATCTCGAGCGTGCCGGAGACGGCGAACTGCCAGATGAACAGGAACGGGATCAGCCGCCCCCACCGCGTGCCGCCGAAGATCCGCGACAGGAAGTGGTACGACCCGCCGCTGCCGGGGATCGCCGCGCCGAGCTCGCTCCACACCAGCCCGTCGCACAACACGAGGACCGCGGCCACGACCCAGCCGACGAGCGCCTGCGGGCCCGCCATCGCGGCGATGAACAGCGGGATCGTGATGAACGGGCCGATCCCGACCATGTTGGCGACGTTGAGCGCCGTCGCCTGCCACAGGCCGATGCTCCGCTCGAGCGGTGGGGAAGGTGAGTCGGGCACGTGCATGGCGTGTGGGTGGAGAGCTCCTCTACGGCCGAGCCGGCGTAGCGCTGCTTGCGGCAGCGAAGTCGCGCGGAAACTGGAACCGGCTCTGTTCCTCCCCCGTGACGGAGTGGTGGCGGAGTGTGAGCGTGGGCGGGCCGTCGCCGGCGACCTCGCCGGAGAGAAACCCGGCGGCGACACGGAGGAAGCGCTGCTCCGGGCGCGTGTCCCCCTCGCGCCAGCCGAGCTCGTGCAAGGCGCTGCCCGGCCCGCAGCCGAATTCCCACAGACCGGTGGCGGCGTCGGTCGACGCATACTGCCAATGGCGGTCGCCGCAGACGACGATCACGCCCGGGAGTTTGGCGAACGCGTCGCGCAACTGCCGCCCCTCCCAGGCGAAGGCGTCGTTGGCATGGTTGTCTTTCTTCCCCGCCCGGTCGGGGCCGACGATCGGCGTCGGGCTGACGACGAGTTTGAACGGCGCGTCCGACGCGGCGAGTGATTCGAGCAGCCAGGCCTTCTGCCGGGCTCCGAGGATCGTCTTCTCCGGACCGTCGGGCTGCGGATTGGGGCTGCGCTCGTCGCGCCCCTCGAGGAGCCAGATCTGCAGGTCGCGGCCCCAGCGCACGGTGGCCCAGTGCGGCACGCGCGCCGGGAACTGCTCTTCGTTGAACAGCCGCGCTCCCTCGGCAAACGAGACGGCGCCGTAGGTGCGGCCGGGCCAGGTGTCGTTGGCGAGCGTGTCGTGGTCATCCTTGAGGAAGTAGCTGGTGGTGTGGGCGTACAAATCGCGATTCGACGGCAGGGCGAACAGCCGCCCCCACTTGAAGCGCATCAGCGGCAGCGTGAATGCCCAGGGATCGGGTTTGTCGTAATACTCGATGTCGCCGGCATGGACGACGAACGCCGGCCCGAGCGCCGCCATCGCCGGATAGATCTTGTGGCCGCGCGGGCCGTCGTCGCGGCGGCCGTAGTCATGGCAGGTGGTGACGCAAAACACGAGCGCCGCGGCCTCATCGGCCCGGGGAGCGGTGCGAAACGTGCCGCATGTCACCGCGGCGGGCTCCCCGGCGGGGGTCCGCGCCTCGACGACCGTGCGGTAGAGATGGTTGGAGTCGAGCCCCTCCAGACGCCACTGGGCGGTGAAGTCGCGCTCGGCCGCGGTGGTGATCCAGTCGGTGTGGCGGATCCGCAGGCGCTGGTGGTCGGGGTAGTACGAGAGGCGCACCTGCCCCGGTGCCCCCGGTACGGCGCCCGTCATCGTGTCGAGCGCGGCCCCGGGCGGGAGCTGCGCCCGCTCGAGCGCGGTGGCGTCGGTCTGCCGCGCCAGTTCGCCGGCCTGCGTCTCGCCGATGGCGACGAACGCGGGGCCGTCGGCGACCGCCTCCGGATGGCGCGTGGTGCGCGTCCAGATGACGATGCTCGACTGGTCGGCCCAGCCGTTGCGGGTGGCGTTGGCGAGAAACGGACCGGTCCGCGGCGCGGGCGAGGGGGACGGCGCGGGATGGGCCACGAACCGGAAGTCCTTGTAGATGGCCCGGCCGCCGTGGTCGGTGAGCATCACGCGGTCGCCCGGTCCGGGGCGGCCGAAATCGGCGGAGCCGTGAAACTTGCTCAACGCCACGGTGGTCTCCCAGGCCGGGCCGGAGAGGTCGGCCGTGGCGACGAGCCGGCCGTTGAGATGGTGCTCGATCCGATCGCCGATCGCGATCACCGACGCGGTGTTCCATTCACCGGGGGGATGGAGGACCTTGTCGCGCAGCGGCTCGACGAGGTCATAGATCGCCGCGGTCGACCCCTTCGAGCCGTCGCCCGGCGGGGTGTCGATGATCTGGTATTCGAGGCCCAGGAACCGGTCCTCGAAGATCGGGCCGGGGAACCGGCGGACCCGGTACTTGAGCCCGGTGTTGACCCCCTTCTCGATCCGCCACGACCAGTGGAGCTCGAAGTGCGCCGGTAGCGGCGGCGAGAGGATGTTGCCGCCGACGTGCGGGCGGACGAGGCGGACCTCGCCGTCTTCGAACTGCCAGCCGTCGGAGACCGGCTGCCCCTCGGGCGTCTGCCAGAATCCGCGCCGCGTCCAATCGGCCGCAGCGGGGGCGGCAACGTCGGCCGCCGCCGACGCCGTCGACCCCGCCGCGACTTGGGCCACGACCGCCCGGGTGCATGGCCCAGGCATCGCGATGCCGCTCACCAGCGCGGCAGCGATGCCGGCCCGCAGGGCGGCACGATGACTGGGGTGACGGTACATCGCGGGAACAGCGGGGGCGAAACCGGCACGATATCCAACGGGTTCTATCCCGGGGTCACCCCGCGTCACAAGCCGCCTGGGGTGCGGGGCCGGGAAAGACGACTCTCGAGGCATCATGCTGCCGGGTGGTCATCGAGCACGGGGCATGGCGACTGAATTCCTGACGCAGACGGCCCGATCGGCCGATCACCAGTCGCGGAGGCGATGCCTCGGTCAAGGAGGAACGTCCGCGCGAGAGTTTCCCCGCTCCCCGGCTTGCGCACCTTGCCCCGAACCTCATCGAAGCGGATCCGCCGGCCTCCGCGACTCCACTCGCTTTGCCGCGGGCTCTGCGTTGCCATCATGCGAATCGGCACGGCGATCGCAGTGCTGTCGATCACCCTCCTCGTGCTCGTGGTGGCGGCGCTGCCCGGTGCCGCCCAGGACGTCGCCGCCCGAGGCGATGGCGAGCCCGACGCGCCGGCCATGACCGAGCGCGACGCGTTTTCCTACTCGATCGACCTGCTGCCCGACGACCCGGCGCCGACGACGTTCGAGGAGGCTCCCGATGCCACGGCAGGCGCCGCTGCAACGCGCCGAGCAGTGGTATGGCCAATTCGGCAACGTGTCGCTCAACGCGGGCACGTTCACGCCGCCGGCGACGGCACCGACCAATTCGTCAACCAGGCGCTGATCGCCAACCCGATGTTCCTGCTCGGGTTGCCATACTCGTTCTTCACCGCCGGGATCGTCTCGCCCCGCGAGTGGGGTGGGATGTCGGTGTTCGTCATGAATCCCAAGAACCGCACGGCCGACTTCATGCAGGTCGGCGACCTGTTCAACCAGGACATCTTCATCGGCGCGGAGGTCAAGGCGAAGACGACGTTCTTCGGCCTGCCGGGCCAGCAGCACGTCGGCGGCGTCTGGAAGCACCAGGAGCAGCGCGATCTGCGGTTCGTGTTCTCGCCGCCGGATCCCTACCAGCCGCCGGCCGGTGGTGCGCCGACGCCATTTTCTGACTTCATCGTGGACAAAGCCATCCATGGCCCATTCCGGCCGCGGGACGGCCGGCGCAGGAAGTCCACTGGAGCGGGCCCGGGGCGATGGCATACCCTGCCACCTCGGCCCTCGCCCGGCCGCCACTCCCTCCCGCCGGACTCTTCGATGGACACGATGCAGGCGCTGCTCAAGCGGGAGTCGCGCCCCGGACTGTGGCTCGAGCGCGTGCCGATTCCCGAGATCGGGATCAACGACGTGCTGATCCGCGTCGATCGGACCGGGATCTGCGGCACCGACCTGCACATCTACGCCTGGGATGCCTGGGCGCGGAAGACGATCCCCGTGCCGATGGTCGTCGGCCACGAGTTCGTCGGTGAGATCGTCGCCGTCGGGTCGAACGTCCACGACTTCTTCATCGGCGAGGTGGTCTCGGGGGAGGGGCACGTCGTCTGCGGCCGCTGCCGCAACTGCCTCGCCGGCCGGCGGCACCTGTGCAAAGACACCCAGGGGGTGGGTGTCAACCGTCCCGGGGCGTTCGCCGAGTACCTCGCCCTGCCGATGACCAACGTCTGGCACCACACCCCCGGGATCGACCGCGAC
This genomic window contains:
- a CDS encoding DUF1254 domain-containing protein, which translates into the protein MSVGMMGRAVGVGQVYLEAAKDAHGRWLDGGKTYRLTVPKDVPVAQFWSVTVYDNETRCFVDTGVPPDRSSRDAIVTNSDGSVTITFGPAVPAGTPESNWIKPLPGKGWFSYFRLYGPTQAYFDRSWVLADIEVIE
- a CDS encoding APC family permease; this translates as MHVPDSPSPPLERSIGLWQATALNVANMVGIGPFITIPLFIAAMAGPQALVGWVVAAVLVLCDGLVWSELGAAIPGSGGSYHFLSRIFGGTRWGRLIPFLFIWQFAVSGTLEMASGYIGAIDYLAYIRPDLADWPIPGGPATLAAVAVLVMTAVLARPIGFLGPLSIVLAIGTLVTVSVVIVSGLFNFRPELITFPPDAFRLDGRFFTGLGGAMLIAIYDYLGYYNVCHLGDEVVEPGKTIPRAVVISIAVVATIYLCMNTVIIGVIPWQRAMASQNIAAEFMETIYGRPVAVAFTLLILWTVAACLFAIHLGYSRVLYAAARDGDFLPVFARVHPVHRYPWVALLGLGVLTAVFCYWPLPSVIDAAVTVRIAIQFIGQIIGLHLLRRQLPAEQMPFRMWLYPLPSLVALAGWLFVLGTSKVEAITLAAAVLASGVVVFFVRDQWRRR
- a CDS encoding DUF1080 domain-containing protein translates to MMPRESSFPAPHPRRLVTRGDPGIEPVGYRAGFAPAVPAMYRHPSHRAALRAGIAAALVSGIAMPGPCTRAVVAQVAAGSTASAAADVAAPAAADWTRRGFWQTPEGQPVSDGWQFEDGEVRLVRPHVGGNILSPPLPAHFELHWSWRIEKGVNTGLKYRVRRFPGPIFEDRFLGLEYQIIDTPPGDGSKGSTAAIYDLVEPLRDKVLHPPGEWNTASVIAIGDRIEHHLNGRLVATADLSGPAWETTVALSKFHGSADFGRPGPGDRVMLTDHGGRAIYKDFRFVAHPAPSPSPAPRTGPFLANATRNGWADQSSIVIWTRTTRHPEAVADGPAFVAIGETQAGELARQTDATALERAQLPPGAALDTMTGAVPGAPGQVRLSYYPDHQRLRIRHTDWITTAAERDFTAQWRLEGLDSNHLYRTVVEARTPAGEPAAVTCGTFRTAPRADEAAALVFCVTTCHDYGRRDDGPRGHKIYPAMAALGPAFVVHAGDIEYYDKPDPWAFTLPLMRFKWGRLFALPSNRDLYAHTTSYFLKDDHDTLANDTWPGRTYGAVSFAEGARLFNEEQFPARVPHWATVRWGRDLQIWLLEGRDERSPNPQPDGPEKTILGARQKAWLLESLAASDAPFKLVVSPTPIVGPDRAGKKDNHANDAFAWEGRQLRDAFAKLPGVIVVCGDRHWQYASTDAATGLWEFGCGPGSALHELGWREGDTRPEQRFLRVAAGFLSGEVAGDGPPTLTLRHHSVTGEEQSRFQFPRDFAAASSATPARP